A genomic region of Candidatus Pseudomonas phytovorans contains the following coding sequences:
- a CDS encoding CusA/CzcA family heavy metal efflux RND transporter, with protein sequence MFERLIQFAIEQRLVVMLAVVLMAAVGIHSYQKLPIDAVPDITNVQVQINTAAPGYSPLETEQRITFAIETAMAGLPGLKQTRSLSRSGLSQVTVIFDDGTDLFFARQLVNERLQVAREQLPEGIDAGMGPISTGLGEIFLWTVEAEQGALKEDGTAYTPTDLRVIQDWIIKPQLRNVPGVAEVNSIGGHAKQYLIAPEPKRLAAYKLTLNDLIAALERNNANVGAGYIERNGEQLLIRAPGQVASAEDIANIVISSVDGTPIRVSHVAEVGLGEELRSGAATENGREVVLGTVFMLIGENSRTVSQAVAAKLVEINRNLPKGVVAVTVYDRTNLVEKAIATVKKNLIEGAILVIAVLFLFLGNIRAALITAMVIPLSMLFTFTGMFSNKVSANLMSLGALDFGIIVDGAVVIVENAIRRLAHAQQRHGRMLTRSERFHEVFAAAREARRPLIYGQLIIMVVYLPIFALTGVEGKMFHPMAFTVVIALLGAMVLSVTFVPAAIALFVTGKVKEEEGLVMRTARQRYAPVLAWVLGRRKLAFAAAATLVVLSGVMASRMGSEFIPSLSEGDFALQALRVPGTSLSQSVDMQQRLEQAIIAQVPEVERVFARTGTAEIASDPMPPNISDAYVMLRPHEQWADPGKPRDELIAEVQRAAASVPGSNYELSQPIQLRFNELISGVRSDVAVKLFGDDMDVLNRTAAQIASSLQGVAGASEVKVEQTTGLPVLTIDIDRDKAARHGLNVGDVQDAIAIAVGGRTAGTLYEGDRRFDMVVRLPETLRTDVDGLSSLLIPVPASTAAGAAQIGFIPLSQVATLNLQLGPNQVSREDGKRVVVVSANVRGRDLGSFVEDAEQALISQVQIPPGYWTRWGGQFEQLQSATERLQVVVPVALLLVMALLLMMFNNLRDGLLVFTGIPFALTGGVLALWLRDIPLSISAGVGFIALSGVAVLNGLVMIAFIRSLREEGRPLRVAVEEGALTRLRPVLMTALVASLGFIPMALATGTGAEVQRPLATVVIGGILSSTALTLLVLPALYEWAYRREEAQEG encoded by the coding sequence ATGTTCGAACGCCTGATCCAATTCGCCATCGAGCAGCGCCTGGTGGTGATGCTGGCCGTGGTCCTGATGGCCGCGGTGGGTATCCACAGCTACCAGAAACTGCCGATCGACGCTGTACCGGACATCACCAACGTCCAGGTGCAGATCAACACCGCCGCGCCCGGCTACTCGCCGCTGGAGACCGAGCAACGCATCACCTTCGCCATCGAAACGGCCATGGCCGGCCTGCCCGGGCTGAAACAGACCCGCTCGCTGTCGCGCTCGGGCCTGTCGCAGGTCACAGTGATTTTCGATGACGGCACCGACCTGTTCTTCGCCCGCCAGCTGGTCAACGAGCGCCTGCAAGTAGCCCGCGAGCAATTGCCCGAGGGGATAGACGCGGGCATGGGCCCGATCTCCACCGGGCTGGGCGAAATCTTCCTGTGGACCGTGGAGGCCGAGCAGGGCGCACTCAAGGAGGATGGTACCGCGTACACCCCGACCGACCTGCGGGTAATCCAGGACTGGATCATCAAGCCGCAGCTGCGCAACGTACCGGGGGTGGCCGAAGTGAACAGCATCGGCGGCCATGCCAAGCAGTACCTGATTGCACCGGAGCCCAAGCGGCTGGCGGCCTACAAGCTGACCCTCAACGACCTGATCGCGGCCCTGGAACGTAACAATGCCAACGTGGGTGCCGGTTACATCGAGCGCAATGGCGAGCAGTTGCTGATTCGCGCGCCGGGCCAGGTGGCCTCGGCCGAAGACATCGCCAATATCGTCATTTCCAGCGTCGATGGCACGCCTATCCGCGTCAGCCATGTTGCCGAGGTTGGCCTGGGCGAAGAACTGCGCTCGGGCGCGGCCACCGAGAATGGCCGGGAAGTGGTGCTGGGCACGGTGTTCATGCTGATTGGCGAGAACAGCCGCACGGTGTCTCAGGCGGTTGCCGCCAAACTGGTCGAGATCAACCGTAACCTGCCCAAAGGCGTGGTGGCGGTGACCGTGTACGACCGCACCAACCTGGTGGAAAAAGCCATTGCCACGGTGAAGAAGAACCTCATCGAAGGGGCCATTTTGGTCATCGCCGTGCTGTTCCTGTTCCTGGGCAACATCCGTGCTGCTCTGATCACCGCCATGGTCATCCCGCTGTCGATGCTGTTCACCTTCACCGGCATGTTCAGCAACAAGGTCAGCGCCAACCTCATGAGCCTGGGGGCACTGGACTTCGGCATCATCGTCGACGGCGCGGTGGTGATCGTGGAAAACGCCATTCGCCGCCTGGCCCATGCCCAGCAGCGCCATGGCCGCATGCTGACCCGCAGCGAGCGCTTCCATGAAGTGTTCGCCGCCGCCCGCGAGGCGCGCCGGCCGCTTATCTACGGGCAGTTGATCATCATGGTGGTGTACCTGCCGATCTTTGCCCTGACCGGGGTCGAGGGCAAGATGTTCCACCCCATGGCCTTTACCGTGGTCATCGCCCTGCTCGGCGCCATGGTGCTTTCGGTCACGTTCGTGCCGGCTGCCATCGCCCTGTTCGTCACCGGCAAGGTCAAGGAAGAGGAAGGCCTGGTGATGCGCACGGCGCGCCAGCGCTATGCGCCGGTGCTGGCCTGGGTGCTGGGCCGACGCAAGCTGGCGTTTGCCGCTGCCGCCACGCTGGTGGTGCTGTCCGGGGTAATGGCCAGTCGCATGGGCAGCGAATTCATCCCTAGCCTAAGCGAGGGCGACTTTGCCTTGCAGGCCCTGCGCGTGCCGGGTACCAGCTTGTCGCAGTCGGTCGACATGCAACAGCGCCTGGAGCAGGCGATCATCGCCCAGGTGCCGGAAGTGGAGCGGGTGTTCGCCCGAACCGGCACCGCCGAGATTGCCTCCGACCCGATGCCGCCGAACATTTCCGATGCTTATGTGATGTTGCGCCCGCATGAGCAATGGGCGGACCCAGGCAAGCCGCGTGACGAACTGATCGCCGAGGTACAACGCGCTGCCGCCAGCGTACCGGGCAGCAACTACGAGCTGTCGCAGCCGATTCAGTTGCGGTTCAACGAGCTGATTTCCGGGGTGCGCAGTGATGTGGCGGTCAAGCTGTTCGGTGATGACATGGACGTGCTCAACCGCACCGCTGCGCAGATCGCCAGCAGCCTGCAGGGTGTAGCGGGTGCCTCCGAGGTGAAGGTCGAGCAGACCACCGGCTTGCCGGTGCTGACGATCGACATCGACCGCGACAAGGCGGCCCGCCATGGCCTGAACGTGGGCGACGTGCAGGACGCCATCGCGATTGCCGTGGGAGGCCGTACCGCAGGCACGCTGTATGAAGGCGACCGGCGCTTCGACATGGTGGTACGCCTGCCCGAAACCTTGCGCACGGATGTGGACGGGCTTTCCAGCCTGTTGATTCCGGTACCGGCCAGTACCGCAGCGGGGGCTGCGCAAATCGGCTTCATCCCGCTGTCCCAGGTGGCCACATTGAACCTGCAACTGGGGCCTAATCAGGTCAGCCGGGAGGATGGCAAACGGGTGGTGGTGGTCAGTGCCAACGTACGCGGGCGTGACCTGGGCTCGTTCGTGGAAGATGCCGAACAGGCCCTGATCAGCCAGGTGCAGATTCCGCCGGGTTACTGGACGCGCTGGGGTGGCCAGTTCGAACAGTTGCAGTCGGCAACCGAGCGCCTGCAGGTGGTGGTACCGGTGGCCTTGCTGCTGGTCATGGCACTGTTGCTGATGATGTTCAACAACCTCAGGGATGGCCTGCTGGTGTTCACCGGTATCCCGTTTGCGCTGACCGGCGGAGTGCTGGCGCTGTGGTTGCGGGATATTCCGTTGTCCATTTCTGCGGGCGTGGGGTTCATTGCCCTGTCGGGGGTGGCGGTGCTCAACGGGTTGGTGATGATCGCCTTTATCCGCAGTCTGCGCGAAGAAGGGCGCCCGTTGCGGGTGGCAGTGGAAGAGGGGGCGCTGACGCGCTTGAGGCCGGTGCTGATGACTGCGCTGGTGGCTTCGCTCGGGTTTATTCCGATGGCCCTGGCCACAGGGACCGGGGCTGAGGTGCAGCGGCCGCTGGCGACTGTGGTGATTGGCGGGATTCTGTCTTCTACCGCGCTGACGTTGCTGGTGTTGCCGGCGTTGTACGAGTGGGCATATCGGCGCGAAGAGGCGCAGGAGGGCTGA
- a CDS encoding efflux RND transporter periplasmic adaptor subunit — protein sequence MTNPRKIALLVAVMAALGLGGLAWTGNLGQASKAEAGHDDHGEDSHGHGDEKAAEGHAEEGHGDEEGQLHLTIAQIEAAGVQITAAGPRELGTAISFPGEIRFDEDRTAHVVPRVPGVVEAVQAELGQAVKRGQVLAVIASQQISDLRSEQQAAQRRLELARLTFQREQQLWQERISAEQDYLQARQALQEAEIALANARQKVAAVGPAGAGNRYELRAPFDAVVVEKHLSVGEVVGETSNAFTLSDLSRVWATFAVAPRDLDKVVTGRHVTVSAPDLGAQVEGKVNYVGSLLGEQNRAATVRATLANPDGAWRPGLFVNIAVSVERFNAAVVVPESALQTWEEQTVVFARTEEGFEARPVKAGRRDAGQVEITSGLAAGTQVAATGSFVLKSELGKGSAAHSH from the coding sequence ATGACTAACCCACGCAAGATAGCCCTACTGGTCGCCGTCATGGCCGCGCTTGGCCTGGGTGGCCTGGCCTGGACCGGCAATCTCGGCCAGGCGAGCAAGGCTGAAGCCGGCCACGACGATCACGGCGAAGACAGCCACGGCCATGGTGACGAGAAGGCCGCCGAAGGCCATGCAGAAGAAGGCCATGGTGATGAAGAAGGGCAGTTGCACCTGACTATCGCCCAGATCGAAGCTGCCGGCGTGCAGATCACTGCCGCTGGGCCCCGTGAACTGGGCACTGCCATCAGCTTCCCGGGTGAAATACGCTTTGACGAGGACCGCACCGCACATGTCGTCCCGCGCGTGCCGGGCGTGGTCGAAGCGGTGCAAGCCGAACTGGGCCAGGCGGTCAAGCGCGGCCAGGTACTGGCCGTGATCGCCAGCCAGCAGATTTCTGACCTGCGCAGCGAGCAGCAGGCTGCTCAGCGCCGCCTGGAGCTGGCGCGCCTGACCTTTCAGCGCGAACAGCAGCTATGGCAGGAACGCATCAGCGCCGAGCAGGATTACCTGCAGGCGCGCCAGGCACTGCAGGAGGCAGAGATCGCCTTGGCCAACGCCCGGCAGAAGGTCGCCGCCGTGGGCCCGGCCGGCGCTGGCAACCGCTATGAACTGCGCGCGCCGTTCGATGCGGTAGTGGTGGAAAAGCACCTGAGCGTGGGCGAAGTAGTCGGCGAGACCAGCAACGCTTTTACCTTGTCTGACCTGAGCCGGGTCTGGGCCACCTTTGCCGTGGCCCCGCGTGACCTGGACAAGGTGGTGACCGGCCGCCATGTCACAGTCAGCGCACCCGACCTGGGCGCCCAGGTCGAGGGCAAGGTCAACTACGTCGGCAGCCTGCTTGGCGAGCAGAACCGCGCCGCCACGGTCCGCGCCACCCTGGCCAACCCTGACGGCGCCTGGCGCCCCGGGTTGTTCGTCAATATCGCGGTCAGCGTCGAGCGCTTCAATGCCGCTGTGGTGGTACCGGAAAGTGCCCTGCAAACCTGGGAAGAACAGACCGTTGTATTTGCCCGTACCGAGGAAGGCTTCGAGGCCCGCCCGGTAAAAGCCGGCCGCCGCGACGCCGGCCAGGTGGAAATCACCAGCGGCCTGGCGGCCGGTACCCAGGTGGCCGCCACCGGCAGCTTTGTCCTCAAGTCGGAGCTGGGCAAAGGCTCGGCCGCGCATAGTCATTGA
- a CDS encoding TolC family protein — MPIPRKIALLCLLLASATGAQASQSLSLPQALAAAFAQNPELAAAGREIGIADGERRQAGLIPNPELSWEVEDTRRDTSTTTVTLSQPLELGGKRGARITVAGTGQAIAQLGLERQRNGLRADVVQAFHAALRAQTALELAQQSQALTERGLRVVQGRVTAGQSSPVEATRAQVQLAQAQAEVRRAQTQRSVAYQALAQLTGSPLASFDQLLAANLSPGVAPSADTLLDQLEKTPEWRLAAAQVDRGDASLGAEKTQRIPNLTVSLGSQYSREDRERVNVVGLSMPLPLFDRNQGNVLAAARRADQARDLRNAVELRLRSDTRSAVSQWHTAMQEVDAYDRTILPSAQQAVDTATRGFEMGKFAFLDVLDAQRTLIEARGLYLEALAAATDARAQVERIYGDLDDLSAPFNSRSNND; from the coding sequence GTGCCCATCCCCCGCAAGATCGCCTTGCTCTGCCTGTTGCTGGCCAGTGCCACCGGCGCCCAGGCCAGTCAGAGCCTGAGCCTGCCCCAGGCGCTTGCCGCCGCCTTCGCCCAAAACCCGGAGCTGGCCGCTGCTGGCCGGGAAATCGGCATTGCCGACGGCGAGCGCCGCCAGGCCGGATTGATCCCCAACCCAGAACTCTCCTGGGAGGTCGAGGACACCCGCCGCGACACCAGCACCACCACCGTGACCCTCAGTCAGCCGCTGGAACTGGGCGGCAAGCGTGGCGCGCGTATTACGGTGGCCGGCACTGGCCAGGCCATTGCCCAGCTTGGCCTGGAGCGCCAGCGCAATGGCCTGCGTGCAGATGTGGTGCAGGCCTTTCACGCCGCCTTACGCGCCCAGACCGCGCTGGAACTTGCGCAGCAGTCGCAGGCTTTGACCGAACGGGGGCTGCGCGTGGTGCAGGGGCGGGTGACCGCTGGCCAGTCCTCGCCCGTGGAGGCCACCCGTGCCCAGGTGCAACTGGCCCAGGCGCAAGCAGAAGTGCGCCGCGCGCAGACCCAGCGCAGCGTGGCCTACCAGGCGCTGGCACAGCTGACCGGTAGCCCATTGGCAAGCTTCGACCAGTTGCTGGCCGCCAACCTCTCGCCTGGCGTCGCGCCCAGCGCCGATACCTTGCTCGACCAGCTCGAAAAAACGCCCGAATGGCGCCTGGCTGCTGCCCAGGTCGATCGCGGCGACGCGTCGTTGGGTGCAGAAAAGACCCAGCGTATTCCCAACCTCACCGTCAGCCTCGGTAGCCAGTACAGCCGCGAGGACCGCGAGCGGGTGAATGTGGTTGGCCTGTCCATGCCATTGCCGCTGTTCGACCGCAATCAGGGCAACGTGCTGGCGGCTGCACGCCGTGCCGATCAGGCGCGTGACCTGCGTAACGCCGTGGAGCTGCGCCTGCGCAGTGACACCCGCAGCGCCGTCAGCCAGTGGCACACGGCGATGCAGGAAGTGGACGCCTACGACCGCACCATCTTGCCTTCTGCGCAGCAGGCCGTGGACACCGCCACCCGTGGTTTCGAAATGGGCAAGTTCGCCTTCCTCGATGTCCTTGACGCCCAGCGCACGCTGATCGAGGCCCGCGGGCTGTACCTCGAGGCGCTGGCTGCGGCGACCGACGCGCGGGCGCAGGTCGAGCGGATTTATGGCGACCTCGATGACCTGAGCGCCCCATTCAACAGCAGGAGCAACAATGACTAA
- the aroQ gene encoding type II 3-dehydroquinate dehydratase — protein sequence MKPLILVLNGPNLNMLGTREPAQYGHETLADLAQSCADTAHAHGLELEFRQTNHEGELIDWIHAARSRCAGIVINPGAWTHTSVAIRDALVASELPVIEVHLSNVHKREPFRHLSFVSSIAVGVICGLGSHGYRMALSHFAEMFQERTA from the coding sequence ATGAAGCCCCTTATTCTTGTGCTCAACGGCCCTAACCTGAACATGCTGGGTACCCGCGAGCCTGCCCAGTATGGCCACGAAACCCTTGCTGACCTTGCCCAAAGCTGTGCCGATACTGCCCATGCCCATGGTCTGGAACTCGAATTCCGCCAAACCAACCACGAAGGCGAACTGATCGACTGGATCCACGCCGCCCGCAGCCGCTGCGCCGGTATCGTGATCAACCCCGGCGCCTGGACCCACACCTCGGTGGCCATCCGCGACGCCTTGGTGGCCAGCGAACTGCCGGTCATCGAAGTGCACTTGTCCAACGTGCACAAGCGCGAGCCGTTCCGCCACCTGTCATTCGTATCGTCCATCGCCGTAGGCGTGATCTGCGGACTGGGCAGCCACGGATACCGCATGGCCCTCAGCCACTTCGCCGAAATGTTCCAGGAGCGCACGGCATGA
- a CDS encoding shikimate dehydrogenase encodes MSQHAILAGLIGRGIQLSRTPALHEHEGDAQALRYLYRLIDADQLELEDSALPGLLDAAQHTGFTGLNITYPFKQSILPLLDELSDEARGIGAVNTVVLKDGKRVGHNTDCLGFAEGLRRGLPDVARRQVVQMGAGGAGSAVAHALLGGGVERLVLFEVDAARAQVLVDNLNDHFGAGRAVLGTDLATALAEADGLVNTTPVGMAKLPGTPLPVELLNARLWVAEIIYFPLETELLRAARALGCRTLDGSNMAVFQAVKAFELFSGRQADAARMQAHFASFT; translated from the coding sequence ATGAGCCAGCACGCCATCCTGGCCGGCCTGATCGGCCGCGGCATCCAGCTGTCGCGTACCCCTGCCCTGCACGAACACGAAGGTGACGCCCAGGCCCTGCGCTACCTGTACCGGCTGATTGATGCTGACCAGCTGGAACTGGAGGACAGCGCCCTGCCCGGCCTGCTCGACGCCGCGCAGCACACCGGCTTCACCGGGTTGAACATCACCTACCCGTTCAAGCAGTCGATCCTGCCGCTGCTCGACGAACTGTCGGACGAAGCCCGTGGCATCGGCGCGGTGAATACCGTGGTGCTCAAGGACGGCAAGCGCGTCGGCCACAACACCGATTGCCTGGGCTTTGCCGAAGGCTTGCGCCGCGGCCTGCCCGATGTGGCTCGGCGCCAGGTGGTGCAGATGGGTGCCGGTGGCGCCGGTTCGGCCGTGGCCCACGCCCTGCTGGGTGGAGGGGTCGAGCGACTGGTGCTGTTCGAAGTGGATGCGGCCCGCGCGCAGGTGCTGGTAGACAACCTGAATGACCATTTCGGCGCGGGTCGCGCCGTGCTTGGCACCGACCTGGCCACGGCCCTGGCCGAGGCGGACGGGCTGGTCAACACCACGCCGGTGGGCATGGCCAAGCTGCCCGGCACACCGTTGCCGGTTGAACTGCTGAATGCGCGCTTGTGGGTAGCGGAAATCATCTACTTCCCGCTGGAGACCGAACTGCTGCGCGCGGCTCGGGCACTGGGTTGCCGCACGCTGGATGGCAGCAACATGGCGGTGTTCCAGGCGGTAAAGGCGTTCGAACTGTTCAGCGGGCGACAGGCCGATGCTGCACGGATGCAGGCGCATTTTGCTAGCTTCACCTGA
- a CDS encoding thioredoxin family protein, whose product MLKVGGIALALTGLGLAGHLMARDSYGSMPSLSGASQWINSTPLDGPALKGKVVLVDFWTWDCINCQRSLPHVNDWAQRYADQGLVVVGVHTPEYDYEHDVGTLRNKVAKLGIGYPVAVDNDHKVWNAWGNQFWPAHYFVDRKGQVRHVHFGEGDYGGQEQVIQALLDEKG is encoded by the coding sequence ATGTTGAAGGTGGGTGGTATTGCTCTGGCCCTGACGGGGCTGGGTTTGGCCGGGCACCTGATGGCCCGTGACAGCTACGGCTCGATGCCGTCGTTGTCGGGGGCCAGCCAATGGATCAACTCGACCCCGCTGGATGGGCCAGCGCTGAAGGGCAAGGTGGTGTTGGTGGACTTCTGGACCTGGGACTGCATCAACTGCCAGCGCAGCCTGCCGCATGTGAACGACTGGGCGCAGCGCTATGCCGACCAGGGACTGGTGGTGGTGGGCGTGCATACGCCGGAGTACGACTACGAGCATGATGTGGGCACCTTGCGCAACAAGGTTGCCAAGCTGGGGATTGGGTACCCGGTTGCCGTGGATAATGACCACAAGGTGTGGAATGCGTGGGGCAACCAGTTCTGGCCGGCGCATTACTTTGTCGACCGTAAAGGGCAGGTGCGCCATGTGCACTTCGGCGAGGGGGATTATGGCGGGCAGGAACAGGTGATTCAGGCATTGCTGGATGAAAAGGGATGA
- a CDS encoding DUF2790 domain-containing protein translates to MTFKTFASASLFAVLSFGAIVAQAATAPMGDAGAMQYRYGEHLDVKKVLSVQDDQSNACGLVNTRMDYLDSKGHQQSVQYRTYATGGCHEN, encoded by the coding sequence ATGACCTTCAAGACCTTCGCCAGCGCCAGCCTGTTCGCCGTGCTCAGCTTTGGCGCCATTGTCGCCCAGGCCGCCACCGCCCCCATGGGCGATGCCGGTGCCATGCAGTACCGCTACGGAGAACATCTGGACGTGAAAAAAGTGCTGTCGGTACAGGACGACCAAAGCAACGCCTGCGGCTTGGTGAACACTCGTATGGACTACCTCGATTCCAAAGGCCATCAGCAGAGCGTGCAGTACCGCACTTACGCCACCGGCGGTTGCCATGAGAACTGA
- a CDS encoding glyoxalase superfamily protein — MSTVENAKRMAKSLRTSLVGHDHEISHGASLEIVAQQLGYKDWNTASAMLPHEPASTAIKLEKVIPILRMFDETKAREFYLDFLGFSVEFEHRFEADLPLYLGLNRGGLQIHLSEHHGDASPGTTLFVPMLNIEGFRDELLTKRYGYGRPDIVEQDWGKILEVYDPFGNRIRFCQS, encoded by the coding sequence ATGTCGACCGTTGAAAACGCCAAGCGCATGGCTAAAAGCTTGCGCACCTCACTCGTGGGGCATGACCACGAAATCTCCCATGGCGCATCGCTAGAAATTGTTGCGCAGCAGTTGGGGTACAAGGACTGGAACACCGCCTCGGCGATGCTCCCCCATGAGCCGGCCAGCACGGCCATCAAGCTCGAAAAGGTTATCCCCATCCTGCGAATGTTCGATGAAACCAAGGCGCGGGAATTCTATCTCGACTTCCTCGGTTTCAGTGTCGAGTTCGAGCACCGCTTCGAAGCAGACCTGCCACTGTACTTGGGCCTGAACCGGGGCGGCTTGCAAATCCACCTATCCGAACACCACGGCGATGCAAGCCCTGGGACTACCCTGTTTGTGCCCATGCTGAACATTGAAGGCTTCAGGGATGAGTTGCTCACCAAGCGCTATGGCTATGGGCGACCAGATATCGTCGAGCAGGACTGGGGGAAGATTCTGGAGGTCTACGACCCTTTCGGGAATCGTATCCGTTTCTGCCAAAGTTGA
- a CDS encoding TetR family transcriptional regulator codes for MTDTREKILATAEKLIYENGIHATGMDLLVKTSGVARKSIYRYFANKDDVAAAALNARDIRWMQWFKTECEKAQSAQDRIISIFDVLQSWFESDGFRGCAFINTAGEVGDADDPVRQIAKLHKQKLLDFTLELTNELGVKDPAALARQLFVLIEGTITVARVMGDYTAVDSAREIAKLLLKEAQRVST; via the coding sequence ATGACCGATACACGCGAAAAAATCCTGGCGACTGCTGAGAAGCTGATTTACGAAAACGGGATCCACGCCACTGGCATGGACCTGTTGGTAAAGACTTCGGGCGTAGCACGTAAAAGTATTTATCGCTATTTTGCGAATAAAGACGATGTTGCAGCGGCGGCATTGAATGCACGTGATATACGCTGGATGCAGTGGTTCAAAACCGAATGTGAAAAAGCGCAATCTGCGCAAGATCGAATCATCAGCATTTTTGATGTACTTCAAAGCTGGTTCGAGTCAGACGGTTTCCGAGGCTGTGCTTTCATCAACACAGCTGGAGAAGTTGGCGATGCAGACGACCCTGTTCGACAGATCGCAAAATTGCATAAACAAAAGCTACTGGACTTCACGCTAGAGCTGACCAACGAACTAGGTGTTAAAGATCCGGCTGCCTTGGCCAGGCAATTGTTTGTGCTGATAGAGGGCACGATAACCGTGGCCCGCGTAATGGGTGATTATACGGCGGTCGATAGTGCAAGAGAAATCGCCAAGCTATTACTCAAAGAAGCACAGCGTGTAAGCACTTAA
- a CDS encoding nuclear transport factor 2 family protein, translating into MSNEQARPPLPPFTRESAIEKVRLAEDGWNTREPAKIALAYTLDTQWRNRAEFATNREEAQAFLTRKWKKELDYRLIKELWAFTDNRIAVRYAYEWHDDSGNWFRSYGNENWEFEADGLMHRRFACINDMPIKESERKFHWPLGRRPDDHPGLTELGL; encoded by the coding sequence ATGTCCAACGAACAAGCTCGTCCGCCACTTCCTCCTTTCACTCGCGAATCGGCGATTGAAAAGGTCCGACTCGCTGAGGATGGCTGGAATACCCGCGAGCCTGCAAAAATTGCGCTCGCCTACACGCTGGACACCCAATGGCGTAACCGCGCCGAGTTTGCAACCAATCGCGAAGAAGCCCAGGCCTTCCTCACTCGCAAGTGGAAGAAAGAGCTGGACTACCGCCTGATCAAGGAGCTCTGGGCCTTCACTGACAACCGCATCGCTGTCCGTTACGCCTACGAGTGGCACGACGATTCGGGTAACTGGTTCCGTTCCTACGGCAATGAGAACTGGGAGTTTGAAGCAGATGGCTTGATGCACCGCCGCTTCGCTTGCATCAACGACATGCCCATCAAGGAAAGCGAGCGTAAGTTCCACTGGCCACTGGGCCGCCGCCCGGATGATCACCCAGGTCTGACTGAACTGGGCCTGTAA
- a CDS encoding response regulator has product MEHVDHILIVDDDREIRELVGNYLKKNGLRTSIVADGRQMRAFLEANSVDLIVLDIMMPGDDGLLLCRELRAGKHRNTPVLMLTARNDETDRIIGLEMGADDYLTKPFSARELLARINAVLRRTRMLPPNLTISESNRLLRFGQWRLDTTARHLLDSEGTLVALSGAEYRLLRVFLDHPQRVLSREQLLNLTQGREADIFDRSIDLLVSRLRQRLGDDAREPSCIKTVRSEGYVFSLPVQLLESPS; this is encoded by the coding sequence ATGGAACACGTCGATCACATCCTGATCGTCGACGACGACCGCGAGATCCGCGAACTGGTCGGCAACTACCTGAAGAAGAACGGCCTGCGCACCAGCATCGTCGCTGACGGCCGGCAGATGCGCGCGTTTCTTGAAGCCAACAGCGTCGACCTGATCGTCCTCGACATCATGATGCCCGGCGACGATGGCCTGCTGCTGTGCCGCGAACTGCGCGCCGGTAAGCACCGCAACACACCGGTGCTGATGCTGACGGCCCGCAACGATGAAACCGACCGCATCATCGGCCTGGAAATGGGCGCCGACGACTACCTCACCAAGCCGTTCTCGGCCCGCGAACTGCTCGCCCGGATCAATGCCGTGTTGCGCCGCACGCGCATGCTGCCACCCAACCTCACCATCAGCGAAAGCAACCGCCTGCTTCGCTTCGGCCAATGGCGTCTGGATACCACCGCACGGCACCTGCTGGACAGCGAAGGTACTCTCGTGGCCCTGAGTGGTGCCGAGTACCGCCTGTTGCGGGTGTTTCTCGATCACCCGCAGCGGGTGCTCAGCCGCGAGCAATTGCTGAACCTTACCCAGGGCCGAGAAGCCGATATCTTCGACCGCTCCATCGACCTGCTGGTCAGCCGCCTGCGCCAGCGCTTGGGTGACGATGCCCGCGAACCCAGCTGCATCAAGACCGTGCGCAGCGAAGGCTATGTGTTCTCGTTGCCGGTACAACTGCTTGAGTCGCCATCATGA